The following coding sequences lie in one Peribacillus frigoritolerans genomic window:
- a CDS encoding IreB family regulatory phosphoprotein, with product MSSFDKTMKFNFPEEPFERDVQEVLSQVYVALQEKGYNPINQIVGYLLSGDPAYIPRHMDARNIIRKLERDEIIEELVKSYLKNHREEY from the coding sequence ATGAGTTCCTTTGATAAAACGATGAAATTTAATTTTCCCGAAGAACCATTCGAAAGAGATGTACAAGAAGTATTGTCTCAAGTTTATGTTGCACTTCAGGAAAAAGGTTATAACCCGATAAACCAGATTGTCGGTTATCTATTATCTGGTGACCCGGCCTACATCCCGCGCCATATGGATGCTCGAAACATTATTCGTAAGCTTGAACGCGATGAAATCATCGAAGAATTGGTTAAGTCGTATCTTAAGAACCATCGAGAGGAATACTAA
- a CDS encoding O-methyltransferase: MNGKIEQYLHSLIPERTGLLKELEDFALENNVPIMEPEGIEVLLQILRLHQPKAILEVGSAIGYSAIRMAETLPDARIVTLERNEARIEQARANFKKAGLSERITLIEGDALEAGPKVMEHGPFDIIFVDAAKGQYKRFFELFEPFLASAGIIITDNVLFKGLVAENIEEMEMTRRKRALIKKIRDFNIWLHDHPNFDTVILPIGDGVAISKHRGDKNEKA; the protein is encoded by the coding sequence TTGAACGGAAAAATAGAACAATATCTTCATTCCTTAATTCCGGAGCGTACGGGTTTGCTTAAGGAGTTGGAAGATTTTGCGTTGGAAAATAATGTGCCGATCATGGAGCCCGAAGGCATTGAGGTACTGCTACAGATATTAAGGCTTCATCAGCCAAAGGCGATATTGGAAGTAGGTTCGGCGATTGGCTATTCGGCTATAAGGATGGCTGAGACCCTTCCGGATGCTCGTATCGTCACACTTGAACGGAATGAAGCCCGTATTGAGCAGGCAAGAGCTAACTTCAAGAAGGCGGGACTGTCGGAAAGGATCACCCTCATTGAAGGGGATGCCCTTGAAGCTGGGCCGAAAGTCATGGAACATGGTCCGTTTGATATCATCTTCGTTGATGCAGCTAAAGGGCAGTACAAGCGATTCTTTGAACTGTTTGAACCATTCCTTGCTAGTGCTGGCATCATCATTACTGATAATGTTTTATTCAAAGGCCTGGTTGCCGAAAACATTGAAGAAATGGAAATGACGAGAAGAAAGCGAGCTCTCATCAAAAAAATCAGAGATTTTAACATCTGGTTACATGACCATCCCAATTTCGATACCGTAATTTTGCCGATTGGTGATGGTGTGGCCATAAGTAAACATAGAGGTGACAAAAATGAAAAAGCCTGA
- a CDS encoding peptidoglycan D,D-transpeptidase FtsI family protein: MKKKRMRLLALFLTAFMLMLIGRLAYIQLVSTESFSKHDVNLLEASVNQRSQILKIDDGRGKFYDRNGEPLAHEEIPTLVLFPFLKKMTWPIDEVASIIGKSEAELKRAIELAEEPFVFGGDEPIELTSSQSKAINELKIPGVFAVNEKLYHDQTPAAQLIGTTNISDAEKKKRYPDMNLSPETKIGNTGLQRTFDEFLLSAGESKLVFHVDASGGPMFGVDVKYVEPANPLYPVKVVTTIDKEIQEKAEKLVDDRGIKKGGLVLIDIEKSEIVAMVSRPALNIKDPNGEGAVNMMLTQKTPGSVFKTVTAAAAIDYEAASHTRTFNCNLTIDGKTDKQRELGMLNFENSFAQSCNRTFAELSQEIAEKDPEFLDKYAEMLGLVGETGWQGDVYHTEVTQLHHEQAGKVWHDDDLKKDPKMIAKTAIGQQDVQTTPLAIANMMATIARGGKKEQVKAVSKVEFNNSTTVVDFPNQSIGGETLSPYTAMKMQHLLRKVVTEEKGTGAALRDLPVEVAGKSGTAQTNIEKGELNKWFAGYFPYKDPKYALVTVSFETKENSSSMTPLFSDIVKVLYSKDQDNSEN; the protein is encoded by the coding sequence ATGAAAAAGAAACGAATGAGGTTGCTGGCTCTTTTTTTGACCGCTTTCATGCTGATGCTCATAGGCAGGCTTGCCTACATCCAACTTGTATCGACAGAATCTTTTTCAAAGCATGATGTGAACCTATTAGAAGCAAGCGTGAATCAGCGTTCACAGATATTAAAGATTGATGATGGACGCGGAAAGTTTTATGACAGAAATGGAGAACCGCTTGCACATGAAGAAATCCCAACGCTCGTCCTATTTCCATTTTTGAAAAAAATGACATGGCCTATAGATGAAGTGGCCTCGATAATAGGCAAATCGGAAGCGGAGTTAAAACGGGCGATAGAACTGGCAGAGGAACCATTCGTATTTGGCGGGGATGAACCGATAGAGTTGACATCGAGCCAATCGAAGGCAATCAATGAACTGAAGATTCCCGGGGTCTTTGCCGTGAACGAGAAATTATATCATGATCAAACCCCTGCAGCGCAATTGATCGGCACGACGAATATATCAGATGCAGAAAAGAAAAAACGTTATCCTGACATGAATTTATCCCCTGAAACGAAAATAGGCAATACGGGGCTGCAAAGGACCTTCGATGAGTTCTTGCTTTCCGCTGGGGAATCGAAGCTCGTTTTTCACGTGGACGCCAGCGGAGGACCAATGTTCGGTGTCGATGTTAAATATGTGGAACCTGCAAATCCGCTTTACCCGGTGAAGGTCGTGACGACGATCGATAAAGAAATTCAGGAAAAAGCGGAGAAGCTCGTCGATGACCGCGGGATAAAAAAAGGCGGTCTTGTACTGATCGATATTGAAAAAAGTGAAATCGTCGCAATGGTATCACGTCCGGCGCTTAATATAAAAGATCCGAATGGCGAAGGGGCCGTCAATATGATGCTGACTCAAAAAACACCGGGCTCCGTCTTTAAAACGGTCACGGCAGCAGCTGCCATCGATTATGAAGCCGCTAGTCACACCCGGACATTTAATTGTAATTTGACGATAGACGGGAAAACGGATAAACAGAGGGAACTGGGCATGCTTAATTTTGAAAATAGCTTTGCCCAAAGCTGCAACAGGACGTTTGCCGAATTGTCACAGGAAATAGCTGAGAAGGATCCGGAATTTTTGGATAAATATGCTGAAATGTTAGGTCTGGTTGGTGAAACGGGCTGGCAAGGGGATGTGTATCACACCGAAGTCACTCAGTTGCATCATGAACAAGCCGGTAAGGTCTGGCATGATGACGATTTAAAAAAAGATCCGAAAATGATTGCCAAAACGGCAATTGGCCAGCAGGATGTCCAAACGACACCGCTCGCTATAGCGAATATGATGGCTACGATTGCCCGCGGCGGCAAGAAGGAACAGGTCAAAGCCGTTTCAAAGGTCGAATTTAACAACAGTACGACCGTAGTCGATTTTCCCAATCAAAGTATTGGCGGCGAGACACTGTCTCCATATACGGCGATGAAGATGCAGCATCTTCTTAGGAAGGTCGTGACGGAAGAGAAAGGGACGGGCGCTGCCTTGAGAGATTTGCCTGTTGAGGTTGCCGGCAAGTCTGGAACAGCTCAGACCAATATCGAAAAAGGGGAGCTCAATAAATGGTTTGCGGGCTACTTTCCATATAAAGATCCCAAATATGCTCTTGTTACCGTAAGTTTTGAAACAAAGGAAAACAGTTCCAGCATGACGCCTCTTTTTTCAGATATTGTAAAAGTCCTGTACTCCAAGGACCAGGACAATAGCGAGAATTGA
- a CDS encoding DUF1292 domain-containing protein, which produces MEHGENNITVVDENGNEQLCEILFTFDSDKFNKSYVLYYPMSAEDDEEEIEIHASSFVPSEDNKDGELTPIETEEEWDLVEEMLNTFLDQEEAEEE; this is translated from the coding sequence ATGGAACACGGCGAAAACAACATTACAGTAGTAGATGAAAACGGAAACGAGCAACTTTGCGAAATCCTTTTCACATTCGACTCAGATAAATTCAACAAATCTTATGTACTTTACTATCCGATGTCAGCGGAAGATGATGAGGAAGAAATCGAAATCCACGCTTCATCATTCGTACCGAGCGAAGATAATAAAGATGGTGAACTTACACCGATCGAAACAGAAGAAGAGTGGGATCTAGTCGAAGAAATGTTAAATACATTCCTTGACCAAGAAGAAGCAGAAGAAGAATAA
- the udk gene encoding uridine kinase, giving the protein MTRKKPVVIGVTGGSGSGKTSVTRSIFEFFQGHSILMIEQDYYYKDQSHLPFEERLKTNYDHPLAFDNDLLIDHINALLRYETIEKPVYDYSIHTRSEEVITVEPQDVIILEGILVLEDERLRDLMDMKLYVDTDADLRILRRMTRDIKERGRSIDSVIEQYISVVRPMHNQFIEPTKRYADIIIPEGGQNHVAIDLMVTKIQTILEQKSFL; this is encoded by the coding sequence ATGACAAGAAAGAAACCAGTGGTCATCGGAGTTACCGGAGGGTCTGGATCAGGTAAAACAAGTGTTACCCGTTCCATTTTTGAATTCTTTCAAGGACATTCCATCTTGATGATCGAACAAGATTATTACTATAAAGATCAAAGTCATCTGCCTTTTGAAGAGCGCTTGAAAACGAACTATGATCATCCGCTTGCATTTGATAATGATTTGCTAATCGATCACATTAACGCATTGCTGCGCTATGAAACGATAGAAAAACCGGTTTATGATTATTCGATCCATACGCGTTCGGAAGAAGTCATCACAGTTGAACCCCAGGATGTCATCATCCTTGAAGGGATTCTTGTGCTGGAGGACGAGCGCCTCCGAGACTTGATGGATATGAAGCTATATGTTGATACGGACGCAGACTTGCGGATCCTTCGTCGGATGACCCGTGATATTAAAGAACGCGGCCGTTCCATAGATTCCGTCATCGAACAATACATCAGTGTCGTTCGCCCGATGCATAATCAGTTCATAGAACCGACGAAGCGTTATGCCGACATCATCATTCCGGAAGGCGGTCAAAACCATGTGGCAATTGACCTCATGGTGACAAAAATTCAAACAATCCTTGAACAAAAGTCTTTTTTGTAA
- a CDS encoding peptidase U32 family protein yields MKKPELLVTPTSVEHITELIDAGADAFVIGEQRYALRLAGEFKREAVEKAIELAHAAGKKVYVSMNAIFHNEKVDELEGYVTFLKEAGADRIIFGDPAVLMAVRAVAPDMPLHWNTEMTVTNWYTCNYWGKRGAVRAVAAREISLDEIVEMKENAEVEMEVQVHGMTCMFQSKRTLLGNYFEYQGKAMEVENRKENRSMFLHDKERENKYPIYEDENGTHIMSPNDMCMIDELQELIEAEIDSLKIEGLLQTPEYIIEMTKLYREAIDVCAEDPDRYDDIKSELFEKVKAVQPDNRELDTGFFFKESVY; encoded by the coding sequence ATGAAAAAGCCTGAATTACTCGTGACTCCGACAAGTGTCGAACATATAACAGAACTCATCGATGCCGGCGCTGATGCCTTCGTCATTGGCGAACAACGTTATGCACTAAGGCTGGCAGGAGAGTTCAAACGTGAAGCTGTCGAGAAGGCGATTGAGCTTGCACATGCTGCGGGCAAGAAAGTGTATGTATCCATGAACGCCATATTTCATAATGAAAAAGTGGACGAGCTTGAAGGGTATGTCACCTTCCTTAAAGAAGCTGGTGCCGATCGGATCATATTCGGTGATCCCGCAGTCTTAATGGCTGTCCGTGCCGTGGCACCTGATATGCCCCTGCATTGGAATACAGAGATGACGGTAACGAACTGGTATACATGTAATTACTGGGGGAAACGCGGTGCTGTCCGTGCCGTGGCTGCCCGTGAGATAAGTCTGGACGAGATAGTGGAAATGAAGGAAAATGCCGAAGTGGAGATGGAAGTGCAAGTGCACGGCATGACATGCATGTTCCAATCGAAGCGTACGCTTCTAGGTAATTACTTTGAATACCAAGGCAAGGCAATGGAAGTGGAAAATCGGAAGGAAAATAGAAGTATGTTCTTGCATGATAAGGAACGTGAAAATAAATACCCGATTTATGAGGATGAAAATGGCACACATATCATGAGTCCGAATGATATGTGCATGATTGATGAACTTCAGGAATTGATTGAAGCGGAAATCGATTCACTGAAAATCGAAGGGCTATTGCAAACACCGGAATATATCATTGAAATGACAAAGCTATATCGGGAAGCGATTGACGTATGTGCTGAAGACCCTGACCGCTATGATGATATTAAATCTGAGCTCTTTGAAAAAGTCAAAGCGGTTCAGCCGGATAATCGCGAGTTGGATACCGGGTTCTTCTTTAAAGAATCGGTTTATTAA
- the ruvX gene encoding Holliday junction resolvase RuvX, giving the protein MRTMGLDLGSKTIGVALSDAMGWTAQGLETIKINEAGNDFGFKRLNEIIKEHDVSKIVLGLPKNMNGTVGPRGEISQDFAKRLENKFKLPVFLWDERLTTMAAERVLLEADVSRSKRKKVIDKMAAVMILQGFLDRQTNSI; this is encoded by the coding sequence ATGCGCACAATGGGACTTGATTTAGGTTCAAAAACCATCGGCGTCGCCCTGAGTGACGCGATGGGTTGGACTGCACAAGGATTGGAAACGATCAAAATTAACGAAGCTGGAAATGACTTCGGCTTTAAACGCCTCAATGAAATTATAAAAGAGCATGATGTTTCTAAAATTGTCCTCGGTTTACCTAAAAACATGAATGGGACCGTTGGACCGCGAGGCGAGATCAGCCAAGATTTCGCTAAACGATTAGAAAACAAATTCAAGCTGCCGGTGTTTCTCTGGGATGAACGGTTGACAACTATGGCGGCTGAACGTGTCCTTCTTGAGGCGGACGTGAGCCGAAGCAAACGCAAGAAAGTCATTGATAAAATGGCAGCTGTCATGATTCTGCAAGGATTCTTGGACAGACAAACAAATTCAATATGA
- the mltG gene encoding endolytic transglycosylase MltG, translating into MDEKDKNLSKKEHIRMKLLEQQGEAKLVRKIIMITIASLIVLIGIVGLVGFLYINSAMKPVDPEDDTIKKVKIPIGSSVNGISTLLEEQGIIKDARVFKYYIKFRNESGFQAGEYKLSPSMPIEDIVTSIKTGKLMKEAAMKITIPEGKQLVQIADIIAVKTGEDPKKVFKELNDKKFVNAMQEKFPQLLTSEIENEKVLYPLEGYLFPATYDFYEEKPTLESIVIEMLKKTEETLQAYETQMDKNDYSVHEMLTFASLVEEEATAQVDRGKIASVFYNRIEEEMPLQTDPTVLYAKGSHKSRVYYKDLEVKSPYNTYKNKGLPPGPIANAGTTSIDAVLKPEKTDYLYFLATPEGEVLYSKTLDDHNIKKAEHISNK; encoded by the coding sequence ATGGATGAAAAAGATAAAAATTTATCTAAAAAGGAACATATCCGAATGAAATTGTTAGAACAGCAAGGAGAAGCCAAGCTGGTTCGTAAAATCATCATGATTACGATAGCTTCGCTTATTGTACTAATTGGGATAGTTGGTCTTGTGGGCTTTTTATATATCAACTCAGCCATGAAACCAGTCGATCCCGAAGATGACACCATCAAGAAAGTGAAAATCCCAATCGGTTCTTCCGTTAACGGAATTTCGACACTGCTTGAAGAGCAGGGGATAATCAAGGACGCACGCGTATTCAAATATTATATTAAATTCCGCAATGAATCCGGTTTTCAGGCAGGTGAGTATAAATTATCACCTTCCATGCCAATTGAAGATATCGTCACAAGCATCAAAACCGGAAAACTCATGAAGGAAGCTGCAATGAAGATTACGATTCCTGAAGGAAAGCAGCTTGTCCAAATTGCCGATATCATCGCAGTCAAGACGGGTGAAGATCCGAAAAAGGTATTTAAGGAATTGAATGATAAGAAATTCGTTAATGCCATGCAAGAGAAATTTCCGCAGCTCTTGACCTCGGAAATTGAAAATGAAAAGGTTTTATATCCGCTTGAAGGATACCTTTTCCCAGCTACTTATGACTTTTATGAGGAAAAGCCGACACTGGAATCGATCGTCATCGAGATGCTGAAGAAAACCGAAGAGACATTGCAGGCATACGAGACCCAGATGGACAAAAACGATTATTCCGTACATGAGATGCTGACCTTCGCTTCGCTTGTTGAAGAAGAGGCGACGGCACAGGTCGATCGCGGAAAAATAGCTTCCGTCTTTTACAATCGTATTGAGGAAGAGATGCCGCTTCAAACGGATCCGACCGTTTTGTATGCGAAAGGTTCACATAAGAGCAGGGTGTATTATAAAGACCTTGAGGTGAAATCACCTTATAATACGTATAAGAATAAGGGGCTGCCTCCAGGGCCGATTGCAAATGCCGGAACGACATCAATCGATGCGGTACTGAAACCTGAGAAAACGGATTACCTATACTTTTTGGCAACACCTGAAGGGGAAGTCCTTTACTCGAAGACCTTGGATGACCACAATATCAAAAAGGCAGAGCATATTTCCAATAAATAA
- the alaS gene encoding alanine--tRNA ligase, which yields MKYLTGAQIRQMYLDFFSEKGHTIEPSASLVPHEDPSLLWINSGVATLKKYFDGRVIPENPRITNAQKAIRTNDIENVGKTARHHTFFEMLGNFSIGEYFKEEAITWAWEFLTDEKWIGFDKEKLAVTIHPEDDEAFELWNKKIGVPAERIIRLEENFWDIGEGPSGPNTEIFYDRGPAYGDDPNDPELYPGGENERHLEVWNLVFSQFNHNPDGSYTPLPKKNIDTGMGLERMASVVQDVATNYDTDLFMPIIRAVEEISDVKYGVDSEKDVAFKVIADHIRTVAFAVGDGALPSNEGRGYVLRRLLRRAVRYAKQININRPFMFELVTVVGEIMKDFYPEVLKNKEFIAKVIKNEEERFHETLNDGLAILSEVIKKEKEKGGTTIPGSDAFRLYDTYGFPIELTEEYAEEEGMTVDQAGFEKEMDAQRERARSARQDVDSMQIQGGVLGDIKVESEFVGYDQVAVEAKVAAIVKNGELVTEAQEGEEVQVILNKTPFYAESGGQIADIGTMASESVKVDVHDVQKAPNGQNLHRVTVTAGTLTADSNIVATVNQENRIHITKNHTATHLLHQALKDVLGTHVNQAGSLVQAERLRFDFSHFGQITAEEIEQIETIVNEKIWQSLQVNTDYKNIEEAKAMGAMALFGEKYGKIVRVVQIGDYSLELCGGVHVPNTAVIGLFKIVSESGIGAGTRRIEAVTGAGAYKLMTDQIGVLKDAAAKLKTNLKDVPSRIETVLAEVKDLHRENESLTAKLSNIEASSLVSNVKDVNGVQVLVAKVQATDMNNLRAMADDLKQKLDSVIIVLGSAQGEKVNLIAGVTKDYIDRGFHAGKLVKEVASRCGGGGGGRPDMAQAGGKDPEKLDAALNFVEEWVLSIS from the coding sequence ATGAAGTATTTAACTGGTGCTCAAATCCGCCAAATGTATTTAGATTTTTTTAGTGAAAAAGGCCATACCATCGAACCAAGTGCGTCATTGGTTCCACATGAAGATCCATCATTGCTTTGGATCAATTCCGGGGTGGCGACGTTAAAGAAATATTTTGATGGACGGGTGATTCCTGAAAATCCAAGGATCACAAATGCTCAAAAGGCCATCCGTACAAACGATATTGAAAACGTGGGGAAAACGGCACGTCATCATACGTTCTTCGAAATGCTCGGAAACTTCTCCATTGGCGAATATTTCAAAGAAGAAGCCATCACATGGGCATGGGAATTTTTGACGGATGAAAAATGGATTGGGTTCGACAAAGAGAAATTGGCTGTGACGATCCATCCTGAAGATGATGAAGCATTCGAACTCTGGAATAAGAAAATCGGTGTTCCTGCTGAAAGGATCATTCGCCTGGAAGAGAACTTCTGGGATATCGGTGAAGGTCCAAGCGGCCCGAATACAGAGATTTTCTATGACCGCGGACCAGCATATGGCGATGATCCGAATGATCCGGAACTATATCCAGGCGGGGAAAATGAACGGCATCTAGAAGTCTGGAATCTTGTGTTTTCCCAATTCAACCATAATCCGGACGGTTCTTACACACCGCTTCCAAAGAAAAATATCGATACAGGGATGGGCCTTGAACGTATGGCTTCCGTCGTTCAAGATGTGGCGACGAACTATGATACAGATTTATTCATGCCAATCATCCGGGCAGTCGAAGAGATTTCCGATGTGAAATATGGTGTTGATTCAGAAAAAGATGTTGCCTTCAAGGTCATTGCCGACCATATTCGTACGGTAGCCTTTGCAGTAGGTGACGGGGCTCTTCCATCCAACGAAGGCCGCGGTTATGTATTGCGCCGTTTACTCCGGAGAGCGGTCCGGTATGCTAAGCAAATCAACATCAATCGACCATTCATGTTCGAGCTTGTGACGGTCGTCGGCGAAATCATGAAAGACTTCTACCCTGAAGTCCTTAAGAATAAAGAGTTCATTGCAAAAGTAATCAAGAATGAAGAGGAACGCTTCCATGAAACTCTAAATGATGGACTCGCCATCCTTTCTGAAGTCATTAAAAAGGAAAAGGAAAAAGGCGGTACAACCATTCCTGGCAGTGATGCATTCCGTTTATATGACACATATGGCTTCCCGATTGAGTTAACGGAAGAATATGCAGAAGAAGAAGGCATGACGGTCGATCAGGCTGGATTCGAGAAGGAAATGGATGCACAGCGTGAACGTGCCCGTTCAGCGCGTCAAGATGTGGATTCCATGCAAATCCAAGGCGGGGTATTGGGAGATATTAAAGTTGAAAGTGAATTTGTCGGCTATGATCAAGTCGCTGTCGAAGCCAAAGTTGCTGCCATAGTAAAAAATGGCGAGCTTGTAACGGAGGCACAAGAAGGTGAAGAAGTTCAAGTGATACTGAACAAGACTCCTTTCTATGCTGAAAGCGGCGGACAAATAGCCGATATAGGAACGATGGCCAGTGAATCCGTGAAGGTTGATGTCCATGATGTCCAAAAGGCCCCTAATGGCCAAAATCTGCACCGTGTAACGGTTACTGCCGGCACTTTAACAGCAGATTCCAATATCGTAGCTACGGTAAATCAAGAAAATCGGATCCATATCACGAAAAACCATACAGCGACGCATCTTCTGCATCAGGCGTTGAAAGATGTGCTTGGAACACATGTCAATCAAGCAGGGTCACTCGTACAGGCTGAACGCCTTCGCTTCGATTTCTCTCATTTTGGCCAGATAACGGCGGAAGAGATTGAACAAATCGAAACGATTGTAAATGAAAAGATTTGGCAAAGCTTACAAGTGAATACGGACTATAAAAACATCGAGGAAGCAAAGGCTATGGGCGCAATGGCGTTGTTCGGCGAAAAATACGGCAAGATTGTCCGTGTCGTTCAAATCGGCGATTACAGCCTTGAGCTTTGCGGGGGTGTCCACGTTCCGAATACAGCCGTAATCGGCTTGTTCAAAATCGTATCCGAAAGCGGCATCGGCGCAGGTACTCGCCGTATTGAAGCGGTAACGGGTGCAGGGGCATACAAATTGATGACTGATCAAATCGGTGTCTTGAAAGACGCGGCTGCCAAATTGAAAACGAACTTGAAAGATGTACCTTCAAGAATTGAAACGGTACTGGCTGAAGTGAAGGATCTTCATCGTGAGAATGAAAGCCTTACTGCAAAATTAAGTAATATTGAAGCAAGCAGCCTTGTTTCTAACGTAAAAGACGTAAATGGCGTTCAAGTATTGGTGGCCAAGGTTCAAGCTACCGACATGAATAATCTGCGTGCAATGGCAGATGATTTGAAACAAAAGCTCGATTCTGTCATTATCGTATTAGGTTCGGCCCAAGGTGAAAAAGTCAATTTGATTGCCGGAGTGACTAAGGATTACATCGACCGCGGCTTCCATGCTGGTAAATTGGTCAAAGAAGTTGCTTCCCGTTGCGGCGGCGGCGGTGGCGGACGTCCGGATATGGCCCAAGCCGGCGGAAAAGACCCAGAAAAATTGGATGCAGCGCTTAATTTTGTTGAAGAATGGGTCTTATCGATTTCATAA
- the greA gene encoding transcription elongation factor GreA, whose product MAIEKEYPMTIEGKLKLEQELEQLKTVKRKEVVERIKIARSFGDLSENSEYDSAKEEQAFVEGRITTIENMIRNAKIIEGNDSNTDTVSLGKSVTFVELPNGDEETYSIVGSVEADPFEGKISNDSPIAKSLIGKRVGDKVSIMTPGGEMSVKIVSID is encoded by the coding sequence TTGGCAATTGAAAAAGAATATCCAATGACTATTGAAGGTAAGTTAAAGCTTGAACAGGAACTGGAACAGTTAAAAACGGTTAAACGTAAAGAAGTGGTGGAAAGAATCAAAATCGCCCGCAGTTTTGGGGACCTTTCCGAGAACTCAGAGTACGATTCCGCAAAAGAAGAGCAGGCTTTCGTTGAAGGACGGATTACAACAATCGAAAACATGATCCGTAATGCAAAAATCATTGAAGGCAATGATTCGAATACAGATACAGTTTCACTTGGAAAGTCGGTAACATTCGTTGAGCTTCCAAATGGTGACGAAGAAACATATTCCATCGTAGGAAGCGTTGAAGCGGATCCATTCGAAGGGAAAATCTCCAATGATTCCCCAATCGCGAAAAGCCTGATAGGAAAAAGGGTCGGCGACAAGGTTTCTATCATGACTCCTGGCGGCGAAATGAGCGTCAAGATTGTTTCCATCGACTAA
- a CDS encoding peptidase U32 family protein has protein sequence MNAIADKISKIVDGKRVIVKKPELLAPAGNLEKLKIAVHYGADAVFIGGQEYGLRSNAGNFTFEEMKEGVEFAKKYGAKVYVTTNIFAHNENIDGLDEYLEGLQEAGVHGIIVADPLIIETCKRVAPNVEIHLSTQQSLSNWKAVQYWKEEGLERVVLARETSADEIREMKEKVDIEIEAFVHGAMCIAYSGRCTLSNHMTARDSNRGGCCQSCRWDYDLYELDQDGEKALFDKEDAPFAMSPKDLKLIESLPGMIEIGIDSLKVEGRMKSIHYIATVVSVYRKVIDAYCADPDNFKIKQEWLEELDKCANRETASSFMEGEIPGYKQQMFGNHTVKTRFDFAGLVLDYDEETKIVTMQQRNFFKPGDEVEFFGPEIENFTQKIGTIWDESGKELEAARHPLQIVRIQVDNRVYVNNMMRKEN, from the coding sequence TTGAATGCTATTGCTGATAAAATTTCCAAGATCGTTGATGGAAAGAGAGTCATTGTAAAAAAACCGGAATTGCTGGCTCCGGCCGGCAACCTTGAAAAATTAAAAATTGCCGTCCATTACGGCGCGGATGCCGTGTTCATTGGCGGTCAGGAATATGGTCTTCGTTCCAATGCCGGCAACTTCACGTTTGAGGAAATGAAGGAAGGCGTCGAATTCGCTAAAAAGTATGGCGCTAAAGTATATGTAACGACAAATATCTTCGCTCATAATGAAAATATAGATGGTTTGGATGAATACCTGGAAGGACTTCAGGAGGCTGGGGTTCATGGTATCATCGTAGCCGATCCATTAATCATCGAAACCTGTAAACGGGTCGCTCCGAACGTCGAGATCCATTTAAGCACACAGCAATCCCTATCGAACTGGAAGGCTGTTCAGTATTGGAAAGAGGAAGGTTTGGAGCGGGTTGTTTTGGCACGTGAGACGAGTGCTGATGAAATCCGTGAAATGAAGGAGAAGGTCGATATCGAGATCGAGGCTTTCGTTCATGGAGCCATGTGCATTGCCTATTCTGGACGCTGCACCCTTTCGAACCATATGACGGCGCGTGATTCGAATCGCGGCGGCTGCTGTCAGTCTTGCCGTTGGGATTATGATTTATATGAGTTGGATCAAGACGGGGAAAAGGCTTTATTCGATAAAGAAGATGCACCATTCGCAATGAGTCCAAAAGACTTGAAGCTGATTGAATCACTGCCAGGCATGATTGAAATTGGCATAGACAGCTTAAAAGTCGAAGGAAGAATGAAGTCCATTCATTATATTGCAACAGTTGTCAGCGTCTATCGTAAAGTGATTGATGCGTATTGTGCCGATCCGGACAATTTCAAGATTAAACAAGAATGGCTGGAAGAGCTTGATAAGTGTGCGAATCGTGAGACGGCATCATCGTTCATGGAAGGTGAAATTCCTGGGTATAAACAGCAAATGTTCGGGAATCATACCGTAAAGACTCGCTTCGACTTCGCAGGGTTGGTGCTTGATTACGACGAGGAAACTAAAATCGTTACCATGCAGCAACGTAACTTCTTCAAGCCTGGAGATGAAGTGGAGTTTTTTGGACCGGAAATCGAAAACTTCACTCAAAAAATCGGTACGATCTGGGATGAGTCAGGTAAGGAGCTGGAGGCAGCCCGCCATCCGCTTCAAATTGTCCGCATTCAAGTAGATAATAGAGTTTATGTGAACAATATGATGCGGAAGGAGAATTGA